AGGTACCAGACGGAACAAAAAGGTACCAGATGGTACAAAAAGGTACCAGATGGTACAAAAAGGTACCAGATGGTACAAAAAGGTACCAGACGGAACAAAAAGGTACCAGATGATACAAAAAGGTACCAGACGGTACACTAAGACACCAGAAGGTAGAAAAGGAGCAATAGAGAGTACTTGAGCTCAAACTGGTTAGATTAAGAATATCTCCCTGTAATAACAGCCAGGGGCGTCTCCAGTGTCTCTCAAGATTACTAGAACATCACTGCTAGAACCCTTATTAAAAAATGCAGCATTTTCAATACATAAATTAGAAACTAGACCTTCCTATAACCTCACCAACTACAATAAGGGTCACAAGCATCTAAGGGATCTTCAAAAGAGGTAAAAATAAGTGAATTTCGTGGGATTAAATCTAGAAGCATcttgtaaaaaatatatataccttCAGAAAACTGGAAATTAAACGAAGTGCTGACAATTTGACAAATATAGGATATATCAGGAAGCTATAGCAGGCGGGGAAGGTATGTCAGGAACCGATTACAGAAGtgaaaggggagggggtgagagggtattagacttggggggggggggggggagagagtatCGGTGGAAGGGTATGcggaaaaggagggggggggggagagagtatCGGTGGAAGGGTATGcggaaaaggagggggggggagagagtatCGGTGGAAGGGTATGcggaaaaggaggggggggggagagagtatCGGTGGAAGGGTATGcggaaaaggaggggggggggagagagtatCGGTGGAAGGGTATGcggaaaaggagggggggggggaggtatatcAGGATCAAACAGCAAAAGATTTGTCAATGACTCAGGCATTTCCATGGGGCGAGAAAGTGAGTGAAAGGGAGGGtacgggaaggggagggggaggggaaggggaagggaggggaaagggaggggtaAGGGGACGGAAGGCTAGGTGAGCAGCCCCTGGAGGCTGACTTACGATATTCTCAGAGATGCGTTTGCACATTCCTCGTGTACAGGTCGTCCTGGAGGCGGGGTGTGGGGTCGTACACCGGGGATAcacagatgggtgtggggtcgtaCACCGTGGGTAcacagatgggtgtggggtcgtaCACCGTGGGTAcacagatgggtgtggggtcgtaCACCGTGGGTAcacagatgggtgtggggtcgtaCACCGGGGGTAcacagatgggtgtggggtcgtaCACCGGGGGTAcacagatgggtgtggggtcgtaCACCGGGGGTAcacagatgggtgtggggtcgtaCACCGGGGGTAcacagatgggtgtggggtcgtaCACCAGGGTTAcacagatgggtgtggggtcgtaCACCGGGGGTAcacagatgggtgtggggtcgtaCACCAGGGTTACACAGATGGGTGTAGGCTCGTACACCGGGGGTGCACACATGGGTGTGGGGTCGTACACCGGGGGTAcacagatgggtgtggggtcgtaCACCGGGGGTAcacagatgggtgtggggtcgtaCACCAGGGTTAcacagatgggtgtggggtcgtaCACCGGGGGTAcacagatgggtgtggggtcgtaCACCAGGGTTACACAGATGGGTGTAGGCTCGTACACCGGGGGTGCACACATGGGTGTGGGGTCGTACACCGGGGGGGTAcacagatgggtgtggggtcgtaCGCCAGGGTTACACATATGGGTGTGGGGTCGTACACCGGGGGTAcacagatgggtgtggggtcgtaCACCAGGGGTACACATATGGGTGTGGGGTCGTACACCGGGGGTAcacagatgggtgtggggtcgtaCACCGGGGGTAcacagatgggtgtggggtcgtaCACCAGGGGTACACATATGGGTGTGGGGTCGTACACCGGGGGTAcacagatgggtgtggggtcgtaCACCAGGGGTACACATATGGGTGTAggctcgtacacacacacatggctttcGTACATGAGTGGACGTATATAGTAATGTGTACAGAAGACTACGATTCCGATGTGTGGGTTAACTCTTCTTTTGTTCAGAGTTTATAATGAAATTACTAATTATAATTATTAGCGCTCGTGTGTTAAAGCTTCTCATtgttataaaaaatataatggaaTATAATTCTACTCCCCATCTCACATTATTTAGATTTGTTTCAAGCGAACACGAGACAATTTTCTTTTTATCtcgtggttggaacaagttacctTTCTGTCTCAGCCAGtgacctctctgtctctcagccagtgacctctctgtctctcagccaGTGACACCTCTGTCTCTCAGCCAGTGACACCTCTGTCTCTCAGCCAGTGACACCTCTGTCTCTCAGCCAGTGACACCTCTGTCTCTCAGCCAGTGACACCTCTGTCTCTCAGCCAGTGACACCTCTGTCTCTCAGCCAGTGACACCTCTGTCTCTCAGCCAGTGACACCTCTGTCTCTCAGCCAGTGACACCTCTGTCTCTCAGCCAGTGACACCTCTGTCTCTCAGCCAGTGACACCTCTGTCTCTCAGCCAGTGACACCTCTGTCTCTCAGCCAGTGACACCTCTG
The sequence above is drawn from the Procambarus clarkii isolate CNS0578487 chromosome 57, FALCON_Pclarkii_2.0, whole genome shotgun sequence genome and encodes:
- the LOC123744959 gene encoding uncharacterized protein — translated: MCAPPVYEPTPICVTLVYDPTPICVPPVYDPTPICVTLVYDPTPICVPPVYDPTPICVPPVYDPTPMCAPPVYEPTPICVTLVYDPTPICVPPVYDPTPICVTLVYDPTPICVPPVYDPTPICVPPVYDPTPICVPPVYDPTPICVPPVYDPTPICVPTVYDPTPICVPTVYDPTPICVPTVYDPTPICVSPVYDPTPRLQDDLYTRNVQTHL